Proteins encoded within one genomic window of Methanosarcina barkeri str. Wiesmoor:
- a CDS encoding UbiA family prenyltransferase: MLRPKILGLFRLFRFELPFTAGVCVILGELLALGTLPTTTEIVLGFLSIFFISATSLILNDYFDLEIDRINAPERPLPAGLVTEREVVLLSIVVAILGLITSYLISLEALLVVILVWAVGLLYNWRFKKAGLIGNLMVSFSVGMTFIFGGIAVNKPFEIIVWFFAVIVMLVDLGEEIAADAMDIEGDRQAGSRSLALVIGREKALKISGAAFLLVVAASIMPFLLGWLERIYLFPILLMDLVILYSTGKLLDSRTVNRRIYIRWIYLTGLVAFLIFIFIRIVT; encoded by the coding sequence ATGCTTAGGCCGAAAATTCTAGGGCTGTTCCGCTTATTCCGTTTTGAACTGCCATTTACTGCAGGAGTATGCGTGATACTGGGAGAGTTACTGGCATTAGGTACACTTCCTACCACAACTGAAATTGTATTGGGGTTTCTAAGCATTTTTTTTATTTCGGCTACGTCTCTCATTCTTAACGACTATTTTGATCTCGAAATTGACAGAATAAATGCACCCGAAAGACCACTCCCAGCAGGCCTTGTTACTGAGCGAGAAGTCGTTTTACTCTCCATTGTTGTGGCAATACTTGGACTTATCACAAGTTACCTGATTAGTTTAGAGGCTTTATTAGTAGTTATTCTGGTCTGGGCAGTTGGTTTGCTTTACAACTGGCGGTTCAAAAAGGCTGGTCTTATTGGAAATCTAATGGTCAGCTTTTCGGTTGGAATGACTTTTATTTTTGGTGGTATAGCAGTAAACAAACCATTTGAAATAATAGTCTGGTTTTTTGCGGTTATAGTAATGCTTGTAGATTTAGGAGAAGAGATTGCGGCAGACGCTATGGATATTGAAGGTGATAGGCAGGCAGGGTCACGTTCCCTGGCCCTGGTAATTGGTCGCGAAAAAGCATTGAAAATCAGCGGAGCAGCTTTCTTACTGGTAGTTGCTGCAAGTATCATGCCGTTTTTGTTGGGCTGGTTAGAACGGATTTATCTGTTTCCTATTTTACTGATGGACCTGGTTATTCTGTACTCAACAGGTAAATTGTTAGACTCAAGAACAGTAAATCGACGAATTTACATTCGCTGGATATACCTGACTGGATTGGTGGCATTCTTAATTTTCATATTCATTCGAATAGTCACGTGA
- a CDS encoding class I SAM-dependent methyltransferase, which translates to MSELSRKLNQCRKPSGEVGKLVADEMNISHYELTSWGLGKIDIKQDSVILDIGCGGGRTVNRLALLAPEGKVFGIDYSNDCVNWSIEFNKELIDSGKVEIHHASVEKIPFEDNKFDLALAVETVYFWPNLLENVSEIKRVLKPSGRIMILNEMYASQSFKDRNDPYVKAGNLKLHTPQELEELLKRAGYVNIQTHIVENKNWMCCIGEKSS; encoded by the coding sequence ATGAGCGAACTTTCTAGAAAGCTGAATCAATGCAGAAAACCTTCCGGAGAGGTAGGTAAACTAGTTGCAGACGAAATGAATATCAGCCATTATGAGCTGACAAGCTGGGGCTTGGGAAAAATAGACATTAAGCAGGATAGTGTAATTTTAGATATTGGGTGCGGCGGGGGTAGAACAGTAAACAGGTTGGCCTTACTTGCACCTGAAGGAAAAGTGTTTGGAATTGATTATTCTAATGACTGTGTAAACTGGTCTATCGAATTTAACAAAGAATTAATAGACAGCGGTAAAGTTGAGATACATCACGCAAGTGTAGAAAAAATTCCGTTTGAGGACAATAAATTTGATTTGGCACTGGCAGTTGAAACTGTTTATTTCTGGCCTAACCTCCTTGAAAACGTTTCTGAAATTAAAAGGGTTTTAAAACCTTCCGGCAGAATTATGATACTTAACGAAATGTATGCCAGTCAGAGCTTTAAGGATAGAAATGACCCGTATGTAAAAGCTGGTAATCTTAAACTACATACACCGCAAGAACTGGAGGAACTATTAAAAAGGGCCGGATACGTAAATATACAAACACATATAGTAGAAAATAAAAACTGGATGTGCTGTATAGGAGAAAAAAGTAGCTAA
- a CDS encoding type II toxin-antitoxin system death-on-curing family toxin — protein sequence MLISLIDVLKIHQRVIDYDKEENPADYTPAIRSLATLELLFEYMIKESNTVFQNAAIVVYTIVSRHPFFNGNKRTGYEAMNFVLEDSGYTLTSTPQETIEFIVKIAATENEMKPAEIEEWIINHTIKQ from the coding sequence ATGTTGATTAGCTTAATTGACGTCTTAAAAATTCATCAACGAGTAATTGACTATGACAAAGAAGAGAATCCTGCCGATTATACACCTGCAATTAGATCTCTTGCTACATTAGAGTTACTGTTTGAATATATGATAAAGGAATCTAATACCGTTTTTCAAAATGCTGCAATTGTAGTTTATACCATTGTCTCAAGACATCCGTTTTTTAACGGAAATAAAAGAACAGGATACGAAGCAATGAATTTTGTTCTTGAGGATAGTGGGTATACACTTACATCTACTCCACAAGAAACGATAGAATTTATAGTCAAGATTGCAGCGACTGAAAATGAGATGAAGCCGGCTGAAATTGAAGAATGGATTATTAATCATACCATCAAACAATAA
- a CDS encoding GNAT family N-acetyltransferase, whose protein sequence is MKELVKTIIVTEDIQLKQLELSDAIDMFTTIDRQRDYLGKWLPFVAFTRDVSDSEKYIRSVLAVPAEKGDFVFVIRYKGDFAGLIGFKNTDKLNRKAEIGYWLSEPCQKKGIITSSVTAVMHFAFEEMNINRVQIRCAVGNFPSKGIPQRLGFHFEGIERDGELLTGDRFTDIEVYSLLKNEFLSAGH, encoded by the coding sequence ATGAAAGAACTTGTAAAAACCATCATCGTAACGGAAGATATCCAACTTAAACAACTGGAACTTTCGGATGCCATCGATATGTTCACTACCATCGACAGGCAGCGGGATTACCTGGGTAAATGGCTGCCGTTTGTTGCGTTTACCAGAGATGTGTCGGACTCGGAGAAGTATATCCGTTCGGTACTTGCTGTCCCTGCCGAAAAAGGGGATTTTGTATTTGTAATCCGGTATAAGGGTGATTTTGCCGGGTTGATCGGCTTCAAGAATACCGACAAACTGAACCGTAAAGCGGAAATCGGGTACTGGCTTTCGGAACCGTGTCAAAAAAAAGGTATCATCACCAGTTCGGTTACGGCCGTGATGCATTTTGCCTTTGAAGAAATGAATATCAACCGGGTTCAAATTAGATGTGCGGTGGGGAACTTCCCCAGCAAAGGCATACCTCAACGCCTCGGATTCCATTTTGAAGGTATTGAACGGGATGGAGAACTGCTAACCGGGGACCGTTTCACCGATATTGAGGTGTATAGCCTGCTGAAAAACGAATTTCTCTCCGCCGGTCATTAG
- a CDS encoding DUF1330 domain-containing protein, whose protein sequence is MKKTVMVILIESVHDPIRYAEYIAAVKAIVEQHGGEYLARSNKITAFCGTIKPERSIVIGFDSLAQAESCFNSPEYRAVKHLREDSTVSSAFFIDND, encoded by the coding sequence ATGAAAAAAACAGTAATGGTTATTCTGATCGAATCGGTGCACGACCCTATCCGCTATGCCGAATATATTGCAGCGGTTAAGGCCATTGTGGAGCAGCACGGAGGCGAATATCTCGCACGCAGTAACAAAATCACCGCCTTTTGCGGCACCATTAAGCCGGAACGTTCTATCGTCATCGGCTTTGACTCCCTTGCACAGGCTGAAAGTTGTTTTAATTCTCCCGAATACAGGGCTGTCAAGCACCTGCGAGAAGACAGCACGGTATCCAGTGCCTTTTTTATAGACAACGATTAA
- a CDS encoding CRISPR-associated helicase/endonuclease Cas3, protein MVILAKKDPDETLLEHTENALKVFKSIKDAYPETPQICGVPDFWEHLFYSIFFHDFGKAASGFQKSLCEEEKWKYRHEVLSAGFTSGLEYENESREAIALAIITHHKDVSYLREKYRIDSNPLAKKRYIEKLQELTPNFEELREIQRKIPEISKKYLGFELNKFKEIKSIEEMVDPYKNSIKPYKKQLDNDELTVLHGKYGIFLKGFLTACDHLASGGKYSLLSGIEDIRAVYNFSELRKTQSQSLETKGDAFLIAPTGTGKTEAALFWSYANQNPGRSKRVFYLLPYTASINAMYKRLQKDFKDPELIGIQHGKAMYYLYQSFENEDYLTATKKAKQVKSLTNKIYRPYKIATPHQVLKPMFGIRGFEQNLAEMSSALFIMDEIHAYDAHMTALILETLKILKGYQANFLIMSATLPSFLKEMFKQDLEIETEISFTELELDEFTRHRVSVLKGGILDNLDLIRKELNHKKKVLVVCNTVAQAQKIYKLLSQGIENSGLIHGRFILRDREKIESKLKNLNLLVGTQAIEVSLDIDYDVLFSEPAPLDALIQRFGRINRKGWEEKIIKPVYVFEEGSEKDKYVYKNQELVSKSLELLSKESVLGESRIQELVDEVYSSGYQGSDLESFEMVKKTFSKFYSQIVPFINEKENQDEFYNLYQSVEVVPDQFKLEYLEEIENKKYFEAMKYVVSINLGQYNKLKTNNQIQIDSNMIFASVDYNSELGLLLDSEDTIMGVFNKDF, encoded by the coding sequence ATGGTCATACTTGCAAAAAAGGACCCGGATGAGACTTTACTGGAACATACAGAAAACGCCCTTAAGGTCTTTAAAAGCATAAAAGATGCATATCCTGAAACTCCTCAAATCTGTGGAGTCCCGGATTTCTGGGAGCATCTCTTCTACTCTATTTTTTTTCATGATTTTGGGAAAGCTGCATCAGGATTCCAAAAATCTCTCTGCGAAGAAGAGAAGTGGAAATACAGGCATGAAGTTCTCTCTGCTGGCTTCACTTCTGGGCTTGAATACGAAAATGAATCAAGAGAAGCTATAGCTTTAGCAATAATCACGCATCATAAAGATGTGTCTTATTTGCGGGAAAAATATCGGATAGACTCAAATCCTCTTGCTAAAAAAAGATATATTGAGAAGCTACAGGAATTAACTCCTAACTTTGAAGAATTAAGAGAGATTCAGAGGAAAATTCCAGAAATTAGTAAGAAGTATCTGGGTTTTGAGCTAAATAAATTTAAAGAAATAAAATCAATTGAGGAAATGGTTGATCCTTACAAAAATTCAATAAAACCTTACAAAAAACAGCTTGATAATGATGAGTTAACAGTTTTACACGGAAAGTACGGGATATTCCTCAAGGGATTTTTAACCGCCTGTGATCATCTGGCATCTGGGGGAAAGTACAGCTTATTATCCGGAATTGAAGACATAAGAGCTGTATATAATTTCTCCGAGCTGAGAAAAACTCAGAGTCAATCATTAGAAACAAAAGGTGATGCCTTTCTAATTGCACCTACTGGAACTGGGAAAACAGAAGCTGCATTGTTCTGGAGTTATGCAAACCAGAATCCTGGCAGATCTAAAAGGGTCTTTTACTTGCTTCCTTATACTGCGAGTATCAATGCAATGTATAAACGACTTCAAAAGGATTTTAAAGATCCTGAATTGATTGGTATCCAGCATGGAAAAGCCATGTACTATTTATATCAAAGCTTTGAGAATGAAGATTACTTGACCGCAACTAAAAAAGCAAAGCAAGTAAAAAGCCTTACCAATAAGATATACAGACCATATAAAATAGCGACTCCACATCAGGTTCTTAAACCCATGTTTGGAATTCGAGGCTTCGAGCAGAATCTTGCAGAAATGTCCAGTGCTCTGTTCATAATGGATGAAATTCACGCATATGATGCTCATATGACTGCTCTGATCCTTGAGACACTCAAGATCCTAAAAGGTTATCAAGCAAATTTCTTAATCATGTCTGCCACTCTTCCTTCTTTTCTTAAAGAAATGTTTAAGCAGGATCTGGAAATCGAAACGGAGATCTCTTTTACAGAACTTGAACTGGATGAGTTTACAAGGCATAGAGTTTCTGTTCTTAAAGGAGGCATTTTAGATAATTTGGATCTGATCAGAAAAGAACTCAATCATAAGAAAAAGGTACTTGTTGTTTGTAATACCGTCGCTCAAGCCCAAAAAATATACAAACTGCTCTCTCAAGGAATAGAAAATTCAGGCTTAATCCATGGAAGATTTATTCTACGAGACAGGGAAAAAATTGAATCAAAATTGAAGAACCTAAACCTTTTAGTCGGTACACAGGCAATAGAGGTTTCCCTTGATATTGATTATGATGTACTATTTTCTGAACCGGCTCCCCTCGATGCACTTATTCAGAGGTTTGGAAGGATTAATCGAAAAGGATGGGAAGAGAAAATAATCAAGCCAGTGTATGTTTTTGAAGAAGGATCTGAAAAAGACAAATATGTTTACAAAAATCAGGAATTAGTCTCTAAAAGTCTAGAGCTGTTAAGTAAAGAGAGTGTTTTAGGAGAAAGCAGAATTCAAGAACTTGTGGACGAAGTTTATTCTAGTGGATATCAGGGTTCGGATCTGGAATCCTTTGAAATGGTGAAAAAGACCTTTTCTAAGTTCTATAGTCAAATTGTTCCTTTCATAAATGAAAAAGAAAATCAGGACGAATTTTATAACCTTTATCAATCAGTTGAAGTTGTTCCTGATCAGTTTAAACTTGAATATCTTGAGGAAATTGAAAATAAAAAATATTTTGAAGCTATGAAATACGTTGTCTCGATAAATCTTGGCCAATACAATAAACTAAAAACTAATAACCAGATCCAGATTGACTCTAATATGATATTTGCAAGTGTTGACTACAATTCTGAACTGGGTCTATTGTTGGACTCAGAAGACACAATAATGGGAGTTTTTAACAAAGATTTTTAA
- the cas5b gene encoding type I-B CRISPR-associated protein Cas5b, whose translation MKVLRIKIEGWTASFRYPGFISGFQPTLPAPPLSTIYGLISAAKGELTVPEDVNIGYVFDFESKAVDLETIYELSPGLSAKSNVVKREFLYNPELYLYLDRPDFEKYFRKPQHPLLFGRSGDLAKVSEIKELELAEEAGKRLGKTILPFGIKGAYGLVQALPTHFTDAIPRKAVGVKPYLLMDEFFVYPEKCLFDPEMDWAIWLHKN comes from the coding sequence ATGAAAGTCTTAAGGATCAAAATTGAGGGCTGGACTGCATCTTTTAGATATCCGGGTTTTATAAGCGGATTTCAGCCTACTCTTCCAGCCCCTCCCCTAAGTACCATTTATGGATTGATTTCAGCAGCAAAAGGAGAGTTAACTGTTCCTGAAGATGTAAATATTGGTTATGTATTTGACTTTGAGAGTAAAGCAGTAGACCTTGAAACAATCTACGAGTTAAGTCCGGGACTTTCTGCAAAATCAAATGTAGTAAAAAGAGAGTTCTTGTACAACCCAGAACTATATCTTTATCTTGACAGGCCCGATTTTGAGAAATATTTCCGTAAGCCTCAACACCCTCTTCTCTTTGGTAGATCTGGAGATTTGGCGAAAGTCTCCGAAATAAAGGAATTAGAGCTTGCAGAAGAAGCTGGAAAGAGATTGGGAAAAACAATCCTTCCTTTTGGAATTAAAGGTGCATATGGACTTGTACAGGCTCTTCCAACTCACTTTACTGATGCAATTCCCAGAAAAGCTGTAGGTGTGAAACCATATCTTTTGATGGATGAGTTTTTCGTCTATCCAGAAAAGTGTTTATTCGATCCTGAAATGGATTGGGCAATCTGGCTTCATAAGAATTGA
- the cas7i gene encoding type I-B CRISPR-associated protein Cas7/Cst2/DevR: protein MTHTVNGFMLIDAPHSALNNAGNDSSERTENIVRVKAIRKGKKVYPYVSGQALRYWWRTTLEEKFNWNISPIEREKKIAFTSANPVEYDDDDVFGYMRALKKADGGTVTRLSVLKNSPLVSIVGQVPTDDFGVMARHEGDPVPYEHEFYSTVLKGIFSLDLDNVGVFYKSEKTGYRNMYPELETIAEKNGAEKIEDKWVMSTEVREKRAKDVLKALPYLAGGAKQTSHLTDVSPKLLILAGIDGGNHLFMNLVREEKGEALVDVAALEEVISDYSDILLTDIYIGRRKGFMEDLDPVFKDLTKKYAGNNRKVIYGSINEMVDSFVQTIPGLMR, encoded by the coding sequence ATGACACACACAGTAAATGGTTTCATGCTTATCGATGCTCCCCATTCAGCACTCAATAACGCAGGAAATGACAGCAGTGAAAGGACCGAAAATATTGTCAGAGTAAAAGCAATCAGAAAAGGGAAGAAAGTATATCCCTATGTTTCAGGGCAGGCTCTCAGGTACTGGTGGCGGACTACTCTTGAAGAAAAATTCAATTGGAACATTTCTCCTATAGAACGAGAAAAGAAAATAGCGTTTACAAGTGCCAATCCTGTCGAATACGATGATGATGATGTATTCGGATACATGAGAGCTCTCAAAAAGGCAGACGGTGGTACTGTTACAAGACTTTCTGTCTTGAAGAATTCGCCTCTTGTTTCAATCGTTGGTCAGGTTCCTACAGACGATTTTGGAGTGATGGCTCGCCATGAAGGAGATCCCGTTCCTTATGAACACGAATTCTACTCTACGGTTTTGAAGGGAATCTTTTCGCTTGATCTTGACAATGTCGGCGTGTTTTACAAGAGTGAGAAAACGGGATACAGAAACATGTATCCAGAACTGGAAACAATTGCAGAAAAGAATGGGGCAGAGAAAATCGAAGATAAATGGGTAATGTCTACTGAAGTCAGAGAAAAGAGAGCAAAAGATGTACTGAAAGCTCTTCCATACCTTGCAGGTGGTGCAAAGCAAACTTCCCATCTCACTGATGTCTCCCCAAAACTTCTCATACTCGCAGGGATAGACGGAGGAAATCACCTGTTTATGAATCTTGTCAGAGAAGAAAAGGGAGAAGCTCTTGTAGACGTGGCAGCTCTGGAAGAAGTGATTTCCGATTATTCAGATATCCTGTTAACTGATATTTATATTGGAAGACGTAAAGGTTTCATGGAAGATCTTGACCCTGTTTTTAAAGATCTAACTAAAAAATATGCAGGAAATAATCGAAAAGTAATTTACGGCTCTATAAACGAAATGGTTGATTCCTTCGTTCAAACGATTCCCGGGCTGATGAGGTAA
- the cas8a1 gene encoding type I-B CRISPR-associated protein Cas8b1/Cst1, giving the protein MSQSFLYTFTGNPFVDSGIWAICEWSGRKKPEDIKIEDVKKIAHDVIPIYLSLKWSKSLYSVFPNNAVTNPSVKNKDKKLLESLEKLIGQVESLEKSEKSGNCISCGKYNVEQTRTKTEIPLIGSGTLINFFPYGQKGADYCPACTLAVQFSPLVFYACGKLLLIHSNSNKVMHYWVEKAVKDIRRQILANSYSGCFDEGYKNPVNALFHIIEDIIIQYDEDWVEENPSINMYHFTNFNQGPDLDIYRVPTPVFRFLACVKDPEWFTEWKKIVRRGYFNWNKIKEGDDYKNRGNSVYINLLKGRSIVKYFIDNKNRQVYGDWELLEFYLKEVRNMGSKRLDTLKRVGDSISEYIKDTQNIKRLNQLEMARNFASFRNQLRIIEKDRINRSVQDPLFTLEEFMDDLFPEGNLGWRETQDLLLFRIYENLHNWLVEHDTLKSKLISSDEEEMGLLEEE; this is encoded by the coding sequence ATGAGTCAAAGCTTTCTTTATACATTTACTGGAAATCCTTTTGTAGACTCTGGGATCTGGGCTATATGCGAGTGGTCAGGCAGAAAAAAGCCTGAAGATATAAAAATTGAAGATGTAAAGAAGATAGCACATGATGTAATCCCTATATATTTGAGTCTGAAATGGTCAAAGAGTCTTTATTCGGTTTTTCCGAATAATGCGGTTACCAATCCTTCTGTGAAAAATAAAGATAAAAAGCTGCTTGAGTCTTTAGAGAAGTTAATCGGTCAGGTTGAGTCCCTGGAGAAATCAGAGAAATCGGGGAACTGTATCTCTTGTGGAAAATATAATGTAGAGCAAACCAGGACGAAAACAGAAATTCCTTTAATAGGTTCAGGTACACTAATTAACTTTTTTCCGTATGGTCAGAAAGGGGCTGACTACTGTCCGGCCTGTACGCTTGCAGTTCAATTTTCTCCTCTTGTTTTTTACGCCTGTGGAAAACTTTTGCTAATCCACTCCAATTCTAATAAGGTCATGCATTACTGGGTAGAAAAGGCAGTAAAGGACATTCGAAGGCAGATTTTGGCAAATAGCTATAGTGGTTGTTTTGATGAAGGTTACAAAAATCCTGTTAATGCTCTTTTTCATATAATTGAGGATATTATTATCCAGTACGACGAAGACTGGGTTGAGGAAAATCCCTCTATAAACATGTATCATTTTACAAATTTTAATCAGGGACCTGATCTTGATATATATAGAGTTCCAACCCCTGTGTTCAGATTTTTGGCTTGTGTTAAAGACCCTGAATGGTTTACAGAATGGAAAAAAATTGTCAGAAGGGGCTATTTTAATTGGAATAAAATTAAGGAAGGAGACGACTACAAGAACAGAGGGAACTCTGTTTATATAAATCTATTAAAAGGCCGCTCCATTGTGAAATATTTTATTGATAACAAAAACCGGCAGGTATACGGAGATTGGGAACTATTGGAATTTTACTTAAAGGAGGTAAGAAACATGGGTAGTAAGAGATTGGATACACTCAAAAGAGTTGGGGACAGCATCTCAGAGTACATAAAAGATACTCAAAACATAAAAAGATTAAATCAGCTTGAAATGGCAAGAAATTTTGCATCATTCAGGAATCAATTGAGGATTATCGAAAAAGACCGAATAAATCGAAGTGTTCAAGACCCGCTTTTTACTCTTGAAGAGTTTATGGACGATCTCTTTCCTGAAGGGAATCTGGGTTGGAGAGAGACTCAGGATCTTTTGCTCTTCAGAATTTATGAAAATCTACACAACTGGTTGGTTGAACATGATACCTTGAAGTCTAAACTTATTTCTAGCGACGAAGAAGAAATGGGATTACTTGAGGAGGAATGA
- the cas2 gene encoding CRISPR-associated endonuclease Cas2, producing MYVVIVYDVGVDRVNKVRTFLRQYMNWVQNSVFEGELTKAELLKVKSTLKELINETSDHIIFYSSRDKKYLGIENLGTPKADISNII from the coding sequence ATGTATGTAGTAATAGTATATGATGTGGGAGTTGACAGAGTAAACAAAGTCAGAACTTTTCTAAGACAATATATGAATTGGGTCCAGAACAGTGTATTTGAAGGCGAACTTACAAAAGCCGAACTCCTTAAAGTTAAGTCTACGCTTAAGGAGCTAATTAACGAGACTTCGGACCACATTATATTCTACAGCTCAAGAGATAAAAAGTACCTTGGGATTGAAAACCTTGGAACTCCAAAAGCGGATATCAGCAACATTATTTAG
- the cas1b gene encoding type I-B CRISPR-associated endonuclease Cas1b produces the protein MREDFYILQDGILKRKENTVYFENKEGRKILPINKISSIFAYGNLSFSSGVVSYLSKEGIPIHFFNYYGFYEGSMYPRETLISGDLVIQQAEHYLNPERRLYLAGKFIEGACGNILRNLRYYARNREDIQEAIESYATSIESELSCLEGAKAVPSMMRTEGKIRELYYNALDEIFPEEYRIIKRTRRPPENKMNTLISFGNSLVYSTTLSEIYNTQLNPTISYLHEPFERRFSLSLDVSEIFKPILVDRIIFKLVNKNMLGGNCFRGEIGNMLLSEKGKKIFLKEYDEKLKTTIKHKGLNQSVSYKRLIRLELYKLSKHVLGAEEYKPLVMWW, from the coding sequence ATAAGAGAAGATTTTTATATTCTACAGGACGGAATTTTAAAGAGAAAAGAAAATACGGTTTATTTTGAGAATAAAGAGGGAAGGAAGATCCTTCCTATAAATAAAATCAGTTCGATCTTTGCTTATGGAAACCTTTCTTTTTCATCAGGGGTCGTTTCTTACCTTTCTAAAGAGGGTATTCCAATTCATTTTTTCAATTATTACGGTTTCTATGAGGGCTCAATGTATCCACGGGAAACTCTTATCAGCGGAGATCTGGTCATTCAACAGGCAGAACATTACCTTAACCCTGAAAGACGACTCTATCTGGCTGGAAAATTTATTGAGGGTGCCTGTGGGAATATCCTGAGGAATCTCAGGTACTATGCAAGGAATAGAGAGGATATTCAGGAAGCAATCGAAAGTTATGCAACTTCTATAGAGTCAGAACTTTCCTGCCTTGAGGGTGCAAAAGCAGTCCCTTCGATGATGAGAACTGAAGGGAAAATCCGAGAGCTTTATTATAACGCACTTGATGAGATTTTCCCAGAGGAATACAGAATAATAAAACGCACCCGAAGACCACCAGAAAACAAAATGAATACACTCATAAGTTTCGGAAATTCATTAGTCTATTCCACTACTCTCTCCGAGATTTATAATACTCAACTTAATCCTACAATTTCATACCTGCATGAGCCTTTTGAGCGAAGATTTTCTCTTTCTCTTGACGTTAGTGAGATTTTCAAGCCTATTCTGGTAGACAGGATCATTTTCAAACTGGTCAACAAAAACATGCTTGGCGGCAACTGCTTCCGGGGAGAGATAGGGAATATGCTGCTTAGCGAAAAAGGGAAGAAAATCTTCCTTAAAGAATACGATGAAAAACTTAAGACCACTATCAAACACAAAGGTCTGAACCAGAGTGTCTCTTACAAACGGCTTATACGGCTTGAGCTATATAAGCTTTCAAAGCATGTTTTGGGAGCAGAGGAATATAAGCCTCTGGTTATGTGGTGGTAA
- the cas4 gene encoding CRISPR-associated protein Cas4: MSDETTKEKEKSFDGSLSEPERSIHAEVFLGSVRITGVKVNYYHVCETKLWLFSHNISLEKESDNVAIGKMLHEDRYKKNSKNITIDGISIDFVKTGKKLEIHEVKKSKKIDVADRAQLLFYLYFLKKKGIDAVGVLNYPLLNKTEKIELTPEDEAITEKDIKNIKNIVLGSMPPPERKRICSKCAYKEFCFCGDRDRV; the protein is encoded by the coding sequence TTGAGTGATGAGACTACTAAGGAGAAAGAGAAATCTTTCGATGGGTCTCTATCTGAACCCGAGAGAAGCATTCATGCAGAAGTTTTCCTGGGATCAGTTCGAATTACCGGAGTTAAAGTCAATTACTATCATGTATGTGAGACAAAGCTCTGGCTTTTTTCTCATAATATCAGCCTTGAGAAAGAAAGCGATAATGTCGCCATAGGAAAAATGCTACATGAAGATCGCTACAAGAAAAATTCAAAAAATATTACTATTGACGGTATAAGTATTGATTTTGTTAAAACCGGAAAGAAACTTGAGATTCATGAAGTAAAGAAAAGCAAAAAAATCGATGTTGCCGATCGGGCTCAGCTTTTGTTTTATCTTTACTTTCTCAAGAAAAAAGGCATCGATGCTGTGGGAGTCTTAAATTACCCTCTTTTGAATAAAACTGAAAAAATAGAGTTAACCCCGGAGGATGAAGCCATCACTGAAAAAGATATCAAAAACATCAAAAATATAGTTCTTGGCTCCATGCCTCCACCAGAGCGCAAGAGAATCTGTTCAAAATGCGCCTACAAGGAGTTCTGCTTTTGCGGGGATAGAGATAGAGTATAA